Genomic window (Arthrobacter sp. StoSoilA2):
GCCCAGCACGGCCAGCAGCTCCTGAACCCCAGAGCCACCAGGCACAGGCAATGAAACAGGCACGCCCGAAACCGCCGTAGCTGTTTGGCTCTCTCCGTTCCGCTCCATACCCATACTTTGGCACCACTCCTTTTCGTTAGGGACCTGCCAACATGCCTATGTGGAAAACCCTCGAAATCTTGTTCAGGATCGTCCGAATCATGCCTCCCTGTGTTCACTCAGCGCAGTGAATTAGGATCAGATGCTAGGGAAACAAGCTTCACGCTTATCGAAGGATCATGGGATGGACGCAAACGGCCACGCTAAGGGCTATTGGTACGGCAAGGACCCCGGGCAGAAAGCCCTTGCCGTTGATGTCCTGAATGCCCTCCGGGTTTATCGTGTCTCGGAACAGGCCATGCGCAGGCGGACCCGTTCGGCCATGGGCATGGGTGAAAAGGACCTCTTGGCCTTGCGGTACCTTTTCGAAGCCGAAGCGGCGGGCAAGGTGATGAAACCCAAGGACCTGGGCGATCGCTTGGGCATAACGTCCGCGTCAATGACCACCCTGATCGATCGTTTGGTGGAATCCGGACACATCCGGCGGGAACCGCATCCGTCGGATCGTCGGGCCTTGATTCTGCGGCCTACAGCAGGTTCGGACCAGGAAGTCAGGCATACACTGGGCGGAATGCATCGCCGGATTTTGGACGTCGCAAGCGCGCTGAGCCCGGAAGAAGCACGTGTGGTGATGGACTTTCTTGAGCACATGCGCCAGGCCGTGGACACGATCGACGAAGACCCAACTGATGAACAACCCCAGGGCCCGGAATCTACCGCTTCATGACGTCAGGTTCCACTGCAGGATCAGTATCAGCGTGACCAGGAAACCCGATCCGTAGTTGAGCCAGATGAAACGGCGCCATGCAGTGTTGGTGCGTGCCGCCGTCATATCCGTGACGTTCCACCAGGGAGCGCAATTGGCGATATATGGGACGGCGATTGCCGCTGCGAGCGGCCCGGGCCACGGCGTGGCCAGCATGGCGAGACCCGCAACAAGCCAGAGTACGACGGCGAGCCGCACCGTTCGCCGGGCACCGAAGACTGTCGCTATGGAAGCGATATTTGCCTGCCGGTCCGGTTCGATGTCCTGGACGGCTCCAAACGCGTGAGCCGCCATGCCCCACAAGAAGAATGCGGCGAGCAGGATCAACAGTCCCGGCGTCATCTCGGCACCAGCCAACGTCAGAGCCACGACGGCGGGACTCACGAAGTGCGTACTCGACGTCAGTGAGTCCAGGACAGGACGTTCCTTGAATCGTAGTCCCGCCACGGAATAGGCGACCACGGCGAAGGCGCTCACAGCGATGCCCAGCCAAGTAGCAGGGCCACTCGCAACCGCCAGCACCACAAGGAATGGCACATTTGTGATGGCGGCGAGCCATAGCATTGGCCGGTGCAGCCTTGGTTGAAGCAGGGCGCCTTCAATGCCGCCTTTTCGAGGGTTTTGCAGGTCCGAGGCGTAGTCGAACACATCGTTGATCCCGTACATCGCCAGGTTGTAGGGGATGAGGAAATACAGCGTGCCGACCACCAGTACCCAGTTGACCTCTCGGGTGGTCAGGAACATCGCTGCAGCGAACGGATATGCCGTGTTGATCCAACTAATGGGCCGTGACGCGAGCAGGGCTTGGGGGATGAGACCTTTGAGGTTACTGCGCGGTGCCGCCTCCCGCCCCCGCGTCAACCAAACCCAGAGCCCGGGAAGAACCAGCACGCCCGCCAAGGGGTAGGCGAAGTCCTCTACCGGCGCCAGCCCGATCTTCAGGCCCAGAATGTGTGAGGCGTCGTAGTGGAAGAGCTCCATCCCGATCATCACGGAGTCGAATACAGCCGTCAGCACCGCCAGCGCCCCGAAGGCAAGGCCAGCCGCCTTCCAATGCTGCCTGGCTTCGTTGGAGTTCGCGCCCTTCCGGACACAAACCACGCCCACAACGGCCGCGGCCGCAACGAACACGAGCGAGAGCCACAGGTAAGTCACAGGTTCTTCTTCTGAAGTCGCCGATCCTCAAGCCGCTGATCTTCAAGCCGCTGATCTTCAAGCCGCCGACTCTCAAGCCGCCGGTCGCCCTCACGAGGCAGCATGGAGCGGGCAAGAATCCGCCGCGCTCCTGTATAAAGCACCATCGTGCACAGCACCAGGAACAGCAGGAACACAGGCTCTTCAAGGGGCAATTGCGGTCCGAGCATCACCCCGGTTGCGATTGCGCCCTCACCCCGCAGGAAGATTCCCAAACCGATTCCGGCCAGGTCCCAGCCGAGCAGGAACAAAACCCCGACGGCGGTCACGATCGCCGCAGCTCTGGCGTCGCGCCAGAAGAACAGTCGGAACCGGTGGTCCAGCAGCAGCATGCACATAGTGCCTATCAGCAGCACAGCAAGATAGACGATTCCCATCAGGGCAACCTGCCGGCGGTACGCTTCATGCGGCTGGGGTCGATAACGGTAGGCCCGGGGCTGTTGTCACCGCGAATCCTTTTCAGCACCAGTTCCGCACTGATGAGGCACATGGGCACGCCTACGCCTGGTGCGGTGGTGGCACCGGCGTAGAACAGCCCCGTCACCCGCTTGGAAGCATTCTGGGCACGGAACATCGCGCTCTGTCCCAGGGTGTGTGCCGGGCCGAGCATGCCCCCGCGCCAGGAGTTGTAGTCGCGGGAGAAATCTCCGGGTCCGATGGTCTGCCGGACCACGATCCGTTCACGGAGATCAGGAATGTTGGCCCATTCCGCGATCTGGTCGACGGCGGCGTCGGCAGTCCTCTCGATGAGGGAGTCGCCCGCGCCGTCCGGCCCGCCTGATCCGATCCCGGGGTCCGCGGGTATGGGGATCAGCACAAAGAGGTTCTCGTGCTCCGGCGGGGCAACGCCTGGGTCTGTGGCGCTGGGTTTGCAAACATAGATGGAAGCGGGATCCGGGATGCTGGGCTGATTGCCGAAGATCGACTGGAAGTTCGCTTGCCAGTCCCTGGTGAAGAACAAGGAGTGGTGCGGGAGTCCGGGCAACCGCCCCTTCACACCGAGCATCACCAGCACGGCACCAGGGCCGCTGGTTCGGCGCTGCCACCACGTGGCCGGATAACTCTGGTCCTCAGCGGCCAACAGGGCAGTTTCCGTATGGTGCAGATCCGCACCGGAAACCACGATGTCGGCAACGCTGAAATGCTCACTGCCGTGCTTCTCCCGCCAGCGGACGCCGGTCACCTCGCGTTTGGTGGTTCCAGGCAATCGACGACGGCGGCCCAAGCCGCCCAGATGCCCCTTGCCTCCGGCCCGGGCTGCTTCGCGGGTGGTGATCTGGACGACCTCCGCGCCGGTCTGGATGCGTACGCCAGCTTCACGTGCCAACGCTTCGAGACGCTCCACGAGCTGTGTGAAGCCCCCCATGGGGTACTGGACGCCGTCGCCAAGATCCAGTGCGCTCATCAAGTGGTACATGGCCGGCGCCTCAGCAGGATTGGTGCCCAGGAAGACGGCCGGGTAACCCAGGACCTGACGCAGCACAGGGTGGTGAAAACGCTGGGAGACAAACTTTTCCAGCGGAGTGAGCAGGAGGCGGGCCAGCTCCGGCAGGGCGCGCAGGATCTCGGGCTGCAGGAGTGATTGCAGCTTGGTGAAGGGGTTATAGAGGAAGAAGCGTTCAGCCATGTCGGAGGTGTGCTTTGCCGAAGCCAGATAGGTTGCGAGGCGCTGTGCGCTCCCTGGTTCAACCCGCTCGAACGTCCGCATGACTTGTTCACTGCCCAGTGGGATAGTGAGCGGATCCTGCCGCCCGTTGTCGTGCTTTGGTTCAGTGAACACACGGTAGGCGGGATTGAGTGTTTGAAGATCGAGCTGTTCCGCTGTGCTGGTTCCCAGCAGGCCGAAAAAGTGGTCAAAGACGCCAGGCATTAAGTACCACGACGGTCCGGTGTCGAAGCGAAAACCGTTCCGCTCCAACGTTCCGGCTCGCCCTCCCACGTGGTCGAGCCGCTCCAGAAGTTGCACTTCATGGCCTTCCCGCGCCAGGAGGGCGGCGGTGGCAAGCCCAGCAATGCCACCACCGATCACGACTGTCCGGGTCATTCGCGGCCGCATCATCATCGGGGCTCCAGCCAGGTTGCTGCGACTGCCCTGGCCGCGAGTCCTGCCTTGAAAACGTCAGGGACACGCACGCGGGACCGGTAGAGCTCGTCAATGTTTGTCTGTTCTATGCGGCGCGTCAGGGCAGCAAACAACGCCAGCGCACTTCTGACTGCGGCCCGGGCGTCATGCGGAAGAAGGGGAATGACGGCGTTGGCATCGTCCAATTGGGCGCGGATCGTCTTCACCCATTCCAGACGATCCCGGTCCTCAAGGTGGTCTGCCACACCCAGATAGTTGCGGCCCAGCCGGGCCGTGTCATCGGAGAGGTCGCGCAGGAAGTTGATGTTCTGGAAAGCAGCGCCCAACCTGCTGGCGCCATACCGCAAAGCCGCGGCATCGCCGTCGTTGATGTTCTCCCCGCGCATGAAGACGCGAAGGCACATCAGCCCAACCACCTCGGCGGAACCGTACACGTACCCCTGATGAGCCCCCGCATCAAATCGGAGAGGAACGGCGCGCGTTGGCGTGCGCTCGCCGAGGTCCGTGCGCATTGAGGCGAAAAAGGGGTCAATCAGGGACTCATCTATCCCCGCAGCCCGTGCCGTCTGGGCGAAGGCGTGGATGATGAGATCGCTGCTGTAGCCGATGTGGAGCGCCCGGTGGGTTTCATCGATGAAGTGGTCCAAGGCGTCGTTTTGCTGTTGGTGACTCAGGCCGGCTTCGGCAGTGACGCCGTCAACGAGTTCATCGGCCACACGCACCAAAGCGTAGATGTTGCGAACATGCTGGCGGTGGCGGGGTCCAAGGATCCGGGTTGCCAGCCCGAATGAGGTGGAATAGGCAGCAATGACCTGGTTTGCGGCGCGTTCGGCCGTCCGTGTGAAATGCCCAAAGGACGTGTCGACATCGACGCTCATGATTGCCGTCCTTCCAGTTGTGCGGCTAGATCGATCAAGACGTTGAGTGCGGTTTCGGGAATGTTTGCGGCATGACCTCGTAAAATTTCGTGGAAGTGTGCCAGTTGCTCCCGGATCAGGCCTTGGACGAAAGCCTCGGCCCCGCAGTCGCTGAGCTGCCGGCGTACGTGCTCCGCCTGCGGCCTGCTGAGTTCGGAACGACCAAACCATGGCTCAATCGCCGGCCAGGCGCTGGTCATCCGCGCATAAGCAATGATGGCTGTTTGTTTGCCTTCACGTAGATCGGAAAAGGGATCCTTGCCGTGCTGGCGCGGATCCCCGAAGGTGGACAGGAAGTCGTCCTGGAGTTGGAAGGCCAGCCCAAGATGGCGGCCCGCCGTGGCGAGGACCGATTCCATGGAAGCATCAGCGCCAGCCAAAGCGGCGGCCGCACGAAGCGGAAGTTCGAAGGTGTAGGTGGCGGTCTTGTATCCGCACATCATGAGGATTGTCTCGAGTTCGGGGGCGATGACGCCGTCGCCCAGGCCAACATCGAGTTGCTCTCCGGCCACCGTCTCGTTGATCGTGTGTTCAAGAAGATCGAGGAGCCGGAGACGCAGAGGATGGGGCAGGTCCGCTCTTGCGAAGGCCTGATGGGTGGCGGCCAACAACAGATCGCCCATCAGGATTCCGCCCGTGCGGGCCCAATGGAGTATTGCTTGTTCTCCGGGCTGGCTATCGGCGCGGGGTAGTCCGGCTTCCGTCAGGAGGGACCCGATCAGGTTTGGCCTGCCGCGGCGGACGAGGTCGCCGTCGATCACGTCATCATGCAGGAGGAAGGCGTAATGAAGGAGCTCGACGGCGGCCGCGATGCTGATGGCGGTCTGCCGGTTTGGATGATGATCCGAACGCATCCGGGGCACTTGCAGGGCGTCGTACATTTCCATCAGGAGCAGCGGGCGGACGAATTTCCCGCCGAGCACGTTCTCGCCGGCAAGGGCCCAAAGACGGGCAAAACGGGGACCATACGGGGCCGCTGCAAGGGCTCTGCCGGACATAAGTCCGCCCAGTTCGTCCTCGATGGCGGAGCAGAGATCGGTTCTGCCACGATCGGTCTTGATGCGCGCGGCACTGGACGTGACAGTCATGCTTGTGCTCCGAGCGCCAGGGCCTGGGCCTCGACGAGCTGGGGAAATTGCAGTGCCAGCCATGGGCTGAAGGCAGCAGGAGTCCTGTCCAAGGCTTCTGCAAGGAGTCCCGGCGACATCCAGGCGTAGTCAGACACTTCCAGCGGATTTGGCCGGAGCGTTCCCAGGACCCGGGCCACGTAGACAGGGCAAAGCTCATTCTCGACGATGCCCGAGGGGTCCACGGCGCGGTAACGGAAGTCAGGGAGAATCAACTCGATCCGCCTCACGTCCACTCCCAGTTCAAAGTGCGCGCGACGGAGAACAGCGTCCTCGGGGTCCTCGCCGGGAGCCGGATGCCCGCAAAAGCTGTTGGTCCACACCCCTGGCCACGTCTTCTTCTCGGGGGAGCGGCGTGTAAGGAGGAGCTCGCCGAGGTCATTGAGCAAGTAGCAGGAAAAGGCAAGATGCAGTGGAGTTTCCTGGGTGTGGACTGCTGCTTTGGAGGTTTCGCCGATGGGCCTGCCGGCGTCGTCGAGAAGGACGACCATTTCTGTCGCGTTCATTCTTTGCCTTCCTCCGGCGCCTCGAACGTGGAGATCCACTCTCCATTATTGCTAGACAAGCTAGCTAGAAGGCTACCATGTATGCAGTTAGGTGTAACATACTCAGAATGAACAGACCGGATGAAATCGAAGCCTCGGTTTCCACCGGCATGTATGACATGGACGTCAACGATCCCGGGCGCGAACTGGTAGACCGTGAGGGGCTATCCCGTGACGATGTCCGGCAGATCAGCCAGCTCATGGCCTCGCTTGAAAGGTTGCGTGACGCCGAACAGCGGCTCTCTGAGACCTCGCTGAAATTCATGAAGGTCAACCACTCGGATATGCGGGCCCTGCACTACCTGATCGTTAGCGCCAATAGTGGAGTCATTGCCACCCCCGGCGCCATTGCTGCACACCTGGGCATTTCGACGGCGTCCACCACCAAACTTCTCGACCGTCTGGAACGCGCGGGGCACATCGCAAGACAAGCGCACCCCACAGACAGGCGCGCCCTTGCCATCGCGATCACCCCTGAAACGCACGAGACGGCCATGCGGACCGTAGGGCGCCAGCAAGCCCGGCGTTTTCTGGCCGCCGCCCGCCTGACTGCAGAGGAGCGTGAAACCGTGATGCGCTTCCTGGATGACATGGCCAGGGAGCTTTCTGTGGGGGACGGTGCGGTTTAGTGCTTTAGGAATGGCCGGTGATAGTCAGTGTAATGAGCACTATGTTCAGCCCGACGATCAAAGTTGCACTCGTCCAGCCTGCTATCTTCAATGGCTTGGAGTCCGCATGGATGCCCATGACTTCCCGCTTGCCGGTGAGTCTTATGAGCGGGATCAGCGCGAAAGGAATACCAAAGCTCAGCAGGACCTGGCTCAGTACCAGGGCCAGGGTGGGCTCAACGCCTGCTCCCAGAACGATCAATGCCGGAATGAGGGTGATCACGCGGCGGGTCAGCAAGGGGATGCGTACTTTTAGCAGGCCGCCCATGATGGTTGCACCGGCATAGCAGCCTACCGATGTCGATGCGAGGCCGGAGGCCAACAAGCCGATTGCGAACACGACGCCGATAGCCGGACCAAGTGCCGACGTCACGGCCGCGTGGGCACCGGCAATCGTGTCTGTTCCCTCAATGCCCCGGAGGCTGGAGGCAGCCAGCAGGAGCATCGAAATGTTCACCACACCGGCAAGCAAAAGGGCGCCCACAACGTCAACGCGGGTTGCGCGGATCAGCCGCGTCCGCACCGCCGGGTTCTCTGAGAAGCCGTGGCGGTCCCGCGCCAAGGCCGAGTGCAGGTAGATTGCATGCGGCATCACTGTGGCACCGAGCATGCTTGCTGCCAACAGGACTGTATCGGTGCCCTCAAAGCGGGGGAGCAAACCGCCCAGTGCGCTTCCTGCGTCCGGAGGGTTGACGAACAGACCGGATACAAACCCGACGGCAATGATTCCCAGCAATACCAGGATCGCGTACTCGAAGGAGCGCTGGCCGCGGCGGGACTGCAGCGCCAAGAGCATCATTGATGCGACACCCACGATGAGACCACCGGCCAGTAGCGGAAGTCCGAACAAGAGGTTGAGGGCAACCGCGCCGCCGATTACCTCGGCCATGTCTGTGGCGCCGGCTACGATCTCGGCCTGCGCCCAGTAAAGGCGCCGGCGCCTGGTGCCAAGCCGCTTGCCGAGAATCTCCGGAAGGCTCATGCCGGTTGCGAGGCCGAGCTTCGCTGATTGGTACTGCACAAGGACTGCCATGGCGTTGGCTGCAACCAGCACCCACACCAGCAAATACCCGTAGTTGGCTCCGGCCGTCAGGTTTGCGGCCACATTGCCGGGATCGACGTAGGCGATCGCCGCCACGAACGCGGGGCCCAGGAGGAGTAGGCGCGACCAGACTTTCGTCGGTGCAGGTCGTCTTAGCAGGCTCGGGGCGGTCATTGATTCATCCTCATCATCGCGGAATTCTCTTTTGAGGATAGCCGAAAGTTAGGCGCACCGAAAAGTAGTTTTTAGGCGCTCCGTTTCGGAGGCCTCAGTACCTAGGCCTCAGCACAGGAAGTTTCCGAGGTCAGTACAGGAAGATGGGCAACCAGTCGCGGTTGTGCGCATGGACCAGCGCCAGGAACAGGACGAAATCGAAGAGCAGATGAACTGACACCACGTAAGTGAAGGACTTCGTCAGCTTGAACGTATAGCCCTGCAGCAGCGCGAACGGGAAGGTAAGGAGGGGACCCCACGCCTGGTAACCGATCTCCCACAGGAAGGACGAGAAGATCACAGCTTGCAGGAGGTTGGCCAACCAGTCGGGGAAGTGTTGGCGTAACAGCGTGAACGTGGTGCAGATGAAGAACAGTTCGTCCCAAATGCCCACGGAGTTCACTCCGAGGAAGAGGCGCCAGAAGATGGTGGGATCGGACGCGTCCGGCCAATTGTGGTAGACGCCCGTCCGAATGAGGTAGGCCGGGAGGATGAAGTACCCAAGCGCTACGACGCCCACCAGGTATAGCTTCGCGGCGAGCGGCCATGGACGGCCCGTGTTGACCGGAAATTTGATGATCTTTTCGTTGTACAGGTGACGGGATACAAGCCACGGAACCAGCACGGCCAAAGCAAGGGCGCCACCCATGAGTGCCATGTGTCCGATGCTGAGATCCGCGTTCAGGGGTACCAGGCTGATGATGACCATTCCGGCTGCTACCACTGCCAGGTGCCGCATCAGGCCGTGGTCGATGAATACAGCGGTGACAATGCTGGCCGCCACGAGTGCGTAACCGAGAAAGTCATTGCCCAGGGCGAAAAGTGGCACCCCGGACAGGGATAGTAGCCCCGCTGGCAAAAGCTTCCAGGTGAGCGCGGTCCGGGATTCCGTGGAAATCGACATCACATCTCTAGCATCCCAGTGCTGGCTGCCGCACGACACGGTTTTCCTGGACTGCATCAGGCCCCTAACTGGAACGCGGAGTTTCTCTGTAAGATTCGTGGCAGGGCCCATGCTTTTTCGGGTTCAGGTCATGTCTGGCTTAGCCAGCGGGGGATACTCATAAAGGAATATTCAATGGCTCAAGAAGCGGGCTCTTTTCCACCGGGCGGCGGTGCTGACCACCCATCAGCGGAGGACGTCGAGGCGTCCACCTCTGCCCGGGACATGACCATGCGCGAACAGGTGATGGACATCATCGATGCCATCCTCGGTGATTCCGATCCGAAGAGTGAAGGGCCCAGGAACAAGCTCCGCCAGCTCATGGAGGCTCGTCCGGATGATCCCCAGGGCGCTTTGCTGGAGCACCTGCTGGAAACACGGAAGGTTCCGGCCCCGGAGCCGGCGGTTCCGCTTCTACGGGAAGTTTCCAGTGTCCACCTTGAGTCCTCCGATGCGGCGCGCACGGTGACCGTTCCCGTCAGCCAGGAGGTTCGGGAAGACATCCAGGCAATACTGGCGGACAAGCTCTTGTTGACGGCCTTCCAGCCGGTCCATGCACTGCCTGACGGAAATGTGGTGGGCGTCGAAGCGTTGACCAGGTTTGTCGGTGAGGACGGCGCGGGCGCGGATGTCTGGTTCCGCGAGGCCGCGGAAGCGGGCCTGGGGACTGAATTGGAGATCGCAGCCCTTCACTGCGCGCTGACTGCAGCCAAGGACGTCCCCCATGACATGTATGTTGCCTTGAACCTCACTCCGGCGACCTCCCGTGACCCAAGGGTACGGAACCTGCTTGCTGCTGCGTCGCTGGCGCCGGAACGGATCATCGTGGAACTAACCGGCAGCCTGGAACCCTTGGAAGGCCAAACGCGCGACGACGGACTCGGCCAGTTGCGCTCGCTCGGCCTGCGTGTTGCTGTCAGCGCCTCCGGGGCAGGTTTCGTTTCCATGGACCTCCTGAGCGAGCTGAGCCCGGACATCATCAAACTCGACCGCCATCTCATTGAAGGTATCGAAGGCAGCGAGGGACAACGGATCCGTGCCAGGGCAGTGGTCGAGCTTGCCCGGGAAGTTGGAGCTGCGGTGGTTGCGGAGGGCATTGAAACTCCCTCAGAACTCAAGGAAGTCACGGCGTTAAAGGTGACTGCCGCCCAGGGATATTTGCTCGGACGCCCCTCGGTTCACCCCTTGGACTGGTCCGCCTGGAGCATCCGCGCGCAAGCTGAGGCCCAGCCGACGGGCTAGTTTCTTCAGGGTTCGCGATCACTGTTCGTGCGGATCCGTCCCCACATACGTCCCCGGCGGCATTCCGGCGCCAAAAACAGGCCCGGGATCCGGTCGCTTGGGGTGTCGGTTGTCCTCGGCCAGCCTTTGCGTGAGACGTTGAAGAACCCAGGGAACCAGATGTTCCCGCGCCCAGACGATGTCGTCCGCCCTCGCCTCCCGCCACGTGCGTGGAGGCAGGGCCTTAGGAACCATCGGCTCCAAAGTGTGCGGGACATTGAGCGTATCCAGCACCATCATGGCGATGGTGTGTTGGCCCAGCGGGGAGAAATGCAGCCGGTCCGGATCCCACATTTGCGGGTTGGTGAGCTGGCGCAACGCCCAGAGGTCGGCGATCACGGCGTCGTGGCGGGCGGCGATGATGCGCATGTTTTCGTTGAAGATGGCTACTTTGCCACGGGCATGTCCGAGTACCGGGGTTGCACCCCAGTCGGGGCCCGCGAACAGCAGGATTGTTGCGCCTGTGTCCGCCAGGACCTTCACGCCGGAATCAAGTTCGAGGGCCAGTTTGTCGGGATCGCTCCGGTGGAACAGCAGGTCATTTCCACCGGCGTTGAGCGTAATGAGATCCGGCTGCAGGTCAAGGGCCGGGCCCATCTGCTCTTCCAGGATCTGGTGGAGCAGCCGGCCGCGCACTGCAAGGTTGGCGTACGCGAAGTCCTCGTGGCCGGCGCTCAATTCTTCAGCGACCCTGTCTGCCCAGCCCCTCAGACCGCCGGGGCTGCCGGGCTCCGGATCGCCTACCCCTTCAGTAAAGGAATCGCCCATCGCCACGTAGCGGCTCCACGGGTGCAGGCGGGTCCCGAATCCGGCGGGACCACCCTGCGCCGGACTTCCATTCCGGCCACGACCGTCGGCGCTGGGCGCGTTCATTCCCCCATATTGCGCTCTCCCGCGGCGCAACGCCATGGGTTGTGCGGATCGGTAGTAAGTGTGCTTACCATGCAGGTTCGAGCCGGTTGCGTGGAAGGGCAAGGAATCATGCCGATGTGGCTGCAGGCGCTGATGTGGGGAACTGTTGCCGGAGGGGCGTTGGTCCTTGGATCCGGAATCGCCTGGCTATGGAAAGTCCCGCCAAAGGTTGTATCAACCATCATGGCCTTCGGCGCAGGCGTGCTGATTTCGGCACTCGCCTTCGAGCTCGTCGATGAGGCGGTGGAGGGCGGCGGCCTGTTGCCGACGATCGGAGGATTCCTTGCGGGGGCTGTGATCTTTGTCGGTTCGAACGTTCTCCTGAACCGTGCAGGCGCCAAGCACCGCAAGCGCTCCGGCGGACGGCAGCCCTCCGAGAAGGACTCGCCAGGCAGCGGCACGGCCATTGCGGTTGGCGCACTCATCGATGGCGTGCCCGAATCGGTGGTCCTCGGGCTTGGGCTTCTAGCTTCAGGCACCGTCAGTCCTGCCATGCTCGCCGCAGTTTTCATTTCCAATGTTCCTGAAGGACTGTCCAGCACAGCGGGGATGAAGAAAGCGGGGCGCAGCCGGGTCTATGTTTTTGGAACGTGGACCGGGATAGCCGTCTTCAGCGGGCTTGCCTCCCTGCTGGGATACACGGCGCTGGAAAACGCACCCGAGGCCCTGATCGCCTTCATCACCGCTATCGCCGCAGGCGGCATACTGGCCATGCTTGCCGACACGATGATTCCTGAGGCCTTCGAGGAACACCACAACCTGACCGGGTTGACTGCAGCTGTAGGCTTCCTCACCGCATTCACCATCCATCGCACGGGAGGTTGAGGGGGCGGCACGGGCGGGTGATAAGCCGCTAGGCAGAAGAACGACGGCGGGACGCACCTATGGCGCGTACCGCCGTCGTTCTTTCAGAAGCGGATGTGTACTGCGAAGCTGGCCTCGGGGTGGCCGGTGTAACGTGATGCGGCGTTGCGGGCAGCCTCCGGTATATCGATGAAGCTCCGGGCTGTAGTTGTGAGCCCCGGGTAGTCGTCGAATGCCAAGGTTAACCGGCCGTCAGCAGCGTGCTTGATATGCACCGTGATGACTGTTTTTGGTGTCTCCGGCGGAAGCCCGGCTGTGGTGAGCGAGTAGTAGGGCGTGGTTCTTCCGCGGATATCGGCGGGAACGTTTGCCCGGATGGATCCTTCTTCCTCCAGTTCGGAGAGGCGGGCCTTGACGGTATCTTTGCAGGCTGTGACGCCGTGGGTGATGTCTGATACTTTGCTTGCGCCATTGCGAGCAAGGTAGTTGAGGATTTGGCTTCTGGTGAGTTGGGTTCGGGTGGGGGCTTTGATGGAAGTCGTTGTCATGGCCGTGTCCAAGCGGTCGACTTTTTTGTCATCATTTCCTATGGTCAGGCACCCAAAGGGGCGCATTGAGGCGATGCGGATTCGTCGTTGAACCCGTCCGAATGGTGCGGTGGGCTGCCGTTCGACCCAGCGCTTTAGGGCGCCGGGACCGGTAGGACAGCCCCAAGCGATCCTTCTACGCCATGAAGGTGCCGCATCATGGCGATTCCGGCATCTTGAGCCGAGCCATTTTCGATGGCTTCAAAAATGGCCGCGTGCTCGAGGCCGGATTCCTTCCTCCGGTCCACTACCTGGTTCAAGGTGCTGGACTGGTTGGCCATGGCTTCCTCGATGTCGGAAAGCATCGATGCGAAGACGCCATTGCCACTGCTGCGGGCGATGATCGCATGGAATTCTGAATTGAGGATGACCCACTGTTCCAGATCATCTTCTTCATCCATGGCCCGCAGGATTTCCCGGAGTGATTCGACATCCTGCTGGCTGCGGTGTTCCGCGGCCAAGCTTGCGGCCGGCACTTCAATGTGAGGCCGTGCCTGCAGGAGTTCGCGCGCCGAGTATTTGCCCAGTTTCAGGTCCTGGCCAACTTTGTCGGCGATGACGAAAGTGCCCTTGCCCGTCCGGGTTACGGTCAGGCCCAAGGCGTTTGAAGACTTCAGGGCCTCGCGCACCATGGTC
Coding sequences:
- a CDS encoding MarR family transcriptional regulator, with product MDANGHAKGYWYGKDPGQKALAVDVLNALRVYRVSEQAMRRRTRSAMGMGEKDLLALRYLFEAEAAGKVMKPKDLGDRLGITSASMTTLIDRLVESGHIRREPHPSDRRALILRPTAGSDQEVRHTLGGMHRRILDVASALSPEEARVVMDFLEHMRQAVDTIDEDPTDEQPQGPESTAS
- a CDS encoding prenyltransferase — encoded protein: MTYLWLSLVFVAAAAVVGVVCVRKGANSNEARQHWKAAGLAFGALAVLTAVFDSVMIGMELFHYDASHILGLKIGLAPVEDFAYPLAGVLVLPGLWVWLTRGREAAPRSNLKGLIPQALLASRPISWINTAYPFAAAMFLTTREVNWVLVVGTLYFLIPYNLAMYGINDVFDYASDLQNPRKGGIEGALLQPRLHRPMLWLAAITNVPFLVVLAVASGPATWLGIAVSAFAVVAYSVAGLRFKERPVLDSLTSSTHFVSPAVVALTLAGAEMTPGLLILLAAFFLWGMAAHAFGAVQDIEPDRQANIASIATVFGARRTVRLAVVLWLVAGLAMLATPWPGPLAAAIAVPYIANCAPWWNVTDMTAARTNTAWRRFIWLNYGSGFLVTLILILQWNLTS
- a CDS encoding lycopene cyclase domain-containing protein, which codes for MGIVYLAVLLIGTMCMLLLDHRFRLFFWRDARAAAIVTAVGVLFLLGWDLAGIGLGIFLRGEGAIATGVMLGPQLPLEEPVFLLFLVLCTMVLYTGARRILARSMLPREGDRRLESRRLEDQRLEDQRLEDRRLQKKNL
- the crtI gene encoding phytoene desaturase family protein → MTRTVVIGGGIAGLATAALLAREGHEVQLLERLDHVGGRAGTLERNGFRFDTGPSWYLMPGVFDHFFGLLGTSTAEQLDLQTLNPAYRVFTEPKHDNGRQDPLTIPLGSEQVMRTFERVEPGSAQRLATYLASAKHTSDMAERFFLYNPFTKLQSLLQPEILRALPELARLLLTPLEKFVSQRFHHPVLRQVLGYPAVFLGTNPAEAPAMYHLMSALDLGDGVQYPMGGFTQLVERLEALAREAGVRIQTGAEVVQITTREAARAGGKGHLGGLGRRRRLPGTTKREVTGVRWREKHGSEHFSVADIVVSGADLHHTETALLAAEDQSYPATWWQRRTSGPGAVLVMLGVKGRLPGLPHHSLFFTRDWQANFQSIFGNQPSIPDPASIYVCKPSATDPGVAPPEHENLFVLIPIPADPGIGSGGPDGAGDSLIERTADAAVDQIAEWANIPDLRERIVVRQTIGPGDFSRDYNSWRGGMLGPAHTLGQSAMFRAQNASKRVTGLFYAGATTAPGVGVPMCLISAELVLKRIRGDNSPGPTVIDPSRMKRTAGRLP
- a CDS encoding squalene/phytoene synthase family protein; this encodes MSVDVDTSFGHFTRTAERAANQVIAAYSTSFGLATRILGPRHRQHVRNIYALVRVADELVDGVTAEAGLSHQQQNDALDHFIDETHRALHIGYSSDLIIHAFAQTARAAGIDESLIDPFFASMRTDLGERTPTRAVPLRFDAGAHQGYVYGSAEVVGLMCLRVFMRGENINDGDAAALRYGASRLGAAFQNINFLRDLSDDTARLGRNYLGVADHLEDRDRLEWVKTIRAQLDDANAVIPLLPHDARAAVRSALALFAALTRRIEQTNIDELYRSRVRVPDVFKAGLAARAVAATWLEPR
- a CDS encoding polyprenyl synthetase family protein, encoding MTVTSSAARIKTDRGRTDLCSAIEDELGGLMSGRALAAAPYGPRFARLWALAGENVLGGKFVRPLLLMEMYDALQVPRMRSDHHPNRQTAISIAAAVELLHYAFLLHDDVIDGDLVRRGRPNLIGSLLTEAGLPRADSQPGEQAILHWARTGGILMGDLLLAATHQAFARADLPHPLRLRLLDLLEHTINETVAGEQLDVGLGDGVIAPELETILMMCGYKTATYTFELPLRAAAALAGADASMESVLATAGRHLGLAFQLQDDFLSTFGDPRQHGKDPFSDLREGKQTAIIAYARMTSAWPAIEPWFGRSELSRPQAEHVRRQLSDCGAEAFVQGLIREQLAHFHEILRGHAANIPETALNVLIDLAAQLEGRQS